CCTCGTGGCGCAGGGCCGTGTAGGCCTTCGCCACGGTGTTCACCGCGAGGTTCAGCTCGGCGGCCAGGGCGCGCACCGTCGGCAGCGGATCGCCGGGCCGCAGCAGGCCGCGCTCGATGGCGTGAACCAGCCCTCCCCGTACCTGGGCGTACAGCGGCACGGCGCTGGACGGGTCGAGGCCGGATTTCAGGGTGTCCAGCAGTTCGTCGGCTCGGGTCATGGTGCGTCTGACCATGGACGCTGGGCCGGGCCCTGTCAAGGCGACCGCGCCCGCCCGGCACGGGCGCGCCCCCACCGTGATGGGGCGGGGGCGCGGGGTGGGTCTGGCTTGGGGCTTCTCAGTCCCTCCGGTTCGAACTGCGAACACACCACGGCGCTCTCGTTCCGGTGACAGCATAATACGCCCGGTGCGTAATCATGTCAACCCCATCTGTGAATGCCGCCTGAGTACGAATAGTGAGCGGGATCAAAATTCAGCGTCGAGCAGAGCTAAGCCTGCTTCCAGCAGAGCGTATATACAGCGGCTCCGCCATCATGCCTACCCGCCCGATTCGCCTTGCGCTGCGCCGTCCTGCACCATGACTCCATGACCACTCCCTTTCAGCATCCCGAGGACACGCCGTTGACGCTACGCCCCTTCCAGAACGCCGACGCGGAAGCCGTCGCCGCGCTCGTCACGGCCGGAATGCGCGGCCACTGGACGTACCGACCGGAGCAGTTCTGCGAGAGTACGGATCCGCAGTACCGCCGTCTGGTCGCGCTGCACGGCGACCACATCGTCGCCACCGCCCACCTGTTCCCCTTCGGGCCCGCCACCCCGGACGCCCTGCGCCTTGACCTGGCGGGCGACGGCGTGGCCTTCACGCCGCTGTACCTGGCGCTGCTGGCCGGGCTTCCGGCTGGGTTCACGCGCATGCTTGGCGTGACCCGCGAGGACTTTCCCGAGACCATGGGGTTCTTCCACGCGGCGGGCTTCCGCAACGCCTGGCAGTCGTGGGGCGCCCACCTGGATCTGGCGGCCTTCGACCCGGCACCGTTCCAGCCGCTGGAGGAACGCCTGTTCCTGAGTGGGTATGAAACGCAGCAGCTGGACGACGAAGCGCCGGGCAGCGACTGGGACGTCCTGCACCAGCTGCACCAGTTGGGCCTGCGTGACGCCCCGCGCAATCCCACCACGACGCCGGAGCCTCTGACCCGCGACGGCCTGCGGGAGACCATCCGGCGCGGAGAGGCGGCCTTCGTGACCCGCTGGCGTGGCCAGATCATCGCCAGCACCCGCCTGAGCGTGGAGGGGACGGAGGTCGAGAGCGAGCAGACCGTCACGCATCCGGAGCACCGAGCGCACGGCGTGGCCACGGCCCTCAAGGCACACGCCCTCGGCTGGGCCCGGGCGGCGGGCTACACGCACGCCGGCACCGGGGGCACCGTGCTGAACCTGCCCATGCTGCGCGTCAACGCCCGGCTCGGGTACCACCCCAGCCCCCTGTGGATCACCTGGGAACGCCTGGCCTGACCCCGCCGGTGCGGAGGCCCACCCCCCTGTCTCCCCCCGGTGTGCCCGGCCAGGGTGCCCACATCGACGGCCCTGGCCGGGTTCTCAGGCCCTATCCTGAGAGGCATGTCGGTGGAGGCTCCACCCGAGCAGCCCCTCGATCGCACCCGGCGCAGGAGCTACATCCTGATCTGCCTGGGCGCTCTCCTAACCTTCGCCTCGCTCGCCCTGATGACCCACGGCGCGCCCTCTGAACCGTACGCCATCGGCGCGGGGATCACGCTGGCCCTGCTGGTGGCCGCCCTGATGCCCCGGCTCACCGCCTCCCGGATGGACGCGTTGTTCGGCTGGTGCTCCGACCTCGGGGCCATCCTGTGCATCTGGGTCGTGGCGCACAACGCCGGGCCGTTCAGCGCGCAGAGCCTGCTGATCCTGAGTATCTTCCTGGTCGTCTGGTTCGGGGTGCTGACCAGTCGGGCCGCCATCGTCCGGGCAGTGCTGCTGGTCGCTGCGGTCGCCCTGATCGGAGCGCTGAGACACCCGGCTGAGCCCACGCCCGTCGCGTGCTTCGCGTTCCTGGCCCTGCTGATCGGGCAGATGACCTCCAGCGGCCGGATCATCCGCGAGGAACTCAGCGAGAAGGCCCACTACGCGAACCTCGCCATGACCGACATGCTCACCGGACTCCTGAACCGCCGGGCCCTGCACGGCGCCTTGAACGCCCATTACGCTGGCCCCCGCAGCCGCCGGGGTGGAGTGGGCGTGCTGCTGCTCGACCTCGACCACTTCAAGAGCATCAACGACAACTACGGGCATGACGTGGGCGACAGCGTGCTCCAGCATGTCGCGGCGGTCCTGCGCGCCTGCGCCGGCCCGGAGGATCAAGTGGCCCGCTGGGGCGGCGAGGAATTCCTGATGCTGACGGTCGCGGCGGATCGCGCCGACCTCGAAGAGCGGGCCACGCAGATCATCCGCACGCTGCGCGCCATCCACAGCGGCCTGCCGCCCGTGACCGTCAGCGTGGGGATCGCGCACACCAGCGAGGCGCCGGACGTGGACAGCCTGCTGCGCCTTGCGGACCGCCGCCTGTACCGCGCCAAGCGCGGTGGCCGCGACCGTCTGAACAAGGACACCCTGGTTCACCTGCCGGATCAGCTGTTCTGACGACTGGGAACGGGGCGGTCAGCGTTTCGGCTGGGGTGGCGCGTAGCGCGTCACTCCCCCCGCCTGTTCGAACGCGGCCTTCAACTCGGGCAGGGGCGTGGCGGGAACGCTGTGCGGATCGCCGGGCAGCGTGTGGGCATACACCTCCAGCGCGTCCGGGTAGCCGTCGCCATCGGCGTCCTGATCGGCCCGGAGCACGGCGTACAGCAGCTCCGGGAATTTCGCCCTGCCTCCGGCCTGCGCGTCGGCCAGGAACGCCGTCCGGATGCTCTCGCCGAAGGGATTCCACGGGGCTCCACCCTCGTCCTTCACGTGGCAGAAGGTGCAGGCCATGACGCGCCGGTCGTATTCCCACAGCGGGTTGCCCTGGTCGTAATGCAGCTGCGGGATCGCCTGCAACCGGAACCGGGGCATGGCCAGCGCGGCAGGCAGGAACAGGATGACCAGCGCGGCCAGCACGCCCGGCAGCGCGCGGGTACACCGCTCACGGCGCGCTCCGGCTGACCTCATGCCGGGCAACCTCGGTTCCGGCTGGACGGTGCCTTCCGGGCTCACGCCACCCACGCTGGCCCCGTGAACTCCCCGTTCAGGATGCCGCGCGCGTCGAGCTTCAGCCACTTCGTCAGGGCCTCGGCGTACACGCCCCGGAAGTCCTGCCGGTACTTGATGTCGCCCTCCGACAGGTCTTCCAGATCCGGGCTGCTGCCGTGCACGCCGCCCTTGACGCCCTGCCCCAGCGCGAACATCACGCTCCCCTTGCCGTGGTCGGTGCCCGCCGAATCGTTTTCCGCCACCCGGCGACCGAACTCGGAGAAACCCATCACGATCACGTCATCGGCCAGTCCCTGCTTCTCCAGATCGGCGTGGAAGGCAGCCAGCCCGCCCGCCAGGGTGGCCAGCAGGTCGTCCTGCTCCCCCCGCTGCCCGGCATGCGTGTCGAAACTGCCCAGCGACAGGTACAGCACCCGCTGTCCCACGCCCGCCGCGATCAGCCGCGCGGTGTCGCGCAGCTGGGCCGCGAAGGGCGTGTCTGGATACGCCGCGCCCGCCCTGTACTTCTGAACATTGCGCTGCACGCGCGCCGTGTTGGTCATCATCTGCCGCGTGGCGCGCACCAGGTACTCGGCCTCACCGCTGCGGGGCACGCCCAGCAGCTGGTGGAAGGCGTCGTCCAGGCCGCCCGGCAACTTGAGCTGGAAACTGTCCACGCTGGCAATACTGGGCAGGCTGAAGTCCCGCGCGATCAGGGCCTGCGGCGTGGCGGTGCCGATGTTGCTGGCACAGAAGGGATCGCCGATGGTGTCCGCGATCCGCCCTATCCAGCCCTCCGCCTGCGCCTGCGCGGGATCTGCCGTGTGCCAGATGGCCATGCTGGCAAAATGGCTGCGGTTCGGGTTCGGGTAACCCACGTTCTCAATCCACGCGAACGTCCCGGCGTCCCACAGCGGCATCAGCGGCTTCAGCGAGGGGTGCATGCCCAGGTCGCCGCTCAGGGTCAGCACGTCCTTTTTCGGAATGGCGATGTTCGGCCGCGCGGCGTAGTACGCGCCGTTCGAGTACGGAATCAGCGTGTTCAGCCCGTCGTTCCCGCCCGTGAGCTGGATGACCACCAGGGTCTTGCTGCCGCCCGCCTGCGTGGCGGCGCGGGCCA
This genomic window from Deinococcus sp. KSM4-11 contains:
- a CDS encoding GntR family transcriptional regulator; its protein translation is MTRADELLDTLKSGLDPSSAVPLYAQVRGGLVHAIERGLLRPGDPLPTVRALAAELNLAVNTVAKAYTALRHEGVTENRAGAGTTVAAAAWAGGLHHREALERWRQHTHDLLAAGIEGDRLRTALDEVLGARQEHNGQDSGL
- a CDS encoding GNAT family N-acetyltransferase produces the protein MTTPFQHPEDTPLTLRPFQNADAEAVAALVTAGMRGHWTYRPEQFCESTDPQYRRLVALHGDHIVATAHLFPFGPATPDALRLDLAGDGVAFTPLYLALLAGLPAGFTRMLGVTREDFPETMGFFHAAGFRNAWQSWGAHLDLAAFDPAPFQPLEERLFLSGYETQQLDDEAPGSDWDVLHQLHQLGLRDAPRNPTTTPEPLTRDGLRETIRRGEAAFVTRWRGQIIASTRLSVEGTEVESEQTVTHPEHRAHGVATALKAHALGWARAAGYTHAGTGGTVLNLPMLRVNARLGYHPSPLWITWERLA
- a CDS encoding diguanylate cyclase, which encodes MSVEAPPEQPLDRTRRRSYILICLGALLTFASLALMTHGAPSEPYAIGAGITLALLVAALMPRLTASRMDALFGWCSDLGAILCIWVVAHNAGPFSAQSLLILSIFLVVWFGVLTSRAAIVRAVLLVAAVALIGALRHPAEPTPVACFAFLALLIGQMTSSGRIIREELSEKAHYANLAMTDMLTGLLNRRALHGALNAHYAGPRSRRGGVGVLLLDLDHFKSINDNYGHDVGDSVLQHVAAVLRACAGPEDQVARWGGEEFLMLTVAADRADLEERATQIIRTLRAIHSGLPPVTVSVGIAHTSEAPDVDSLLRLADRRLYRAKRGGRDRLNKDTLVHLPDQLF
- a CDS encoding DUF1501 domain-containing protein translates to MTNRRDFLKLSALAVAATSGMPGFLARAATQAGGSKTLVVIQLTGGNDGLNTLIPYSNGAYYAARPNIAIPKKDVLTLSGDLGMHPSLKPLMPLWDAGTFAWIENVGYPNPNRSHFASMAIWHTADPAQAQAEGWIGRIADTIGDPFCASNIGTATPQALIARDFSLPSIASVDSFQLKLPGGLDDAFHQLLGVPRSGEAEYLVRATRQMMTNTARVQRNVQKYRAGAAYPDTPFAAQLRDTARLIAAGVGQRVLYLSLGSFDTHAGQRGEQDDLLATLAGGLAAFHADLEKQGLADDVIVMGFSEFGRRVAENDSAGTDHGKGSVMFALGQGVKGGVHGSSPDLEDLSEGDIKYRQDFRGVYAEALTKWLKLDARGILNGEFTGPAWVA